In Fluviispira sanaruensis, a genomic segment contains:
- the ndk gene encoding nucleoside-diphosphate kinase, giving the protein MIMERTFSIIKPDGVKRNIIGKILTKIEESGLRVVATKTMHMSRREAEQFYAVHSARPFFGELCEYMTSAPVVVSVLEGTNAVAAYRELMGATDPSKATKGTIRADFGLSIGENTVHGSDSLENAAIEVAYFFSGTELVNSAK; this is encoded by the coding sequence ATAATCATGGAAAGAACCTTTTCAATCATCAAGCCAGATGGTGTAAAAAGAAATATTATAGGCAAAATTCTCACTAAAATAGAAGAAAGTGGTCTTCGCGTCGTTGCTACAAAGACAATGCACATGTCTCGCCGTGAAGCTGAGCAATTCTATGCAGTTCACTCTGCTCGTCCCTTCTTTGGTGAACTTTGTGAATATATGACTTCTGCTCCTGTGGTTGTATCCGTTCTTGAAGGAACAAACGCAGTCGCTGCTTACCGTGAACTCATGGGGGCTACTGATCCTTCTAAAGCAACTAAGGGAACAATTCGCGCGGATTTTGGTCTCAGTATTGGTGAAAACACTGTACATGGTTCTGACTCTCTCGAAAATGCTGCAATCGAAGTTGCGTATTTCTTTTCTGGAACAGAACTTGTAAATTCTGCAAAATAA
- a CDS encoding NifU family protein: MKNSVQYNNVKSFIDEKISPGVAAHGGEVNIISLDNNILTLELSGSCGSCSIQAYTSESISNYILEEFPDLEDVIVTD; encoded by the coding sequence ATGAAAAACTCGGTTCAGTACAATAATGTAAAAAGTTTTATAGATGAAAAGATATCTCCCGGTGTGGCTGCACATGGAGGTGAAGTAAATATTATTAGCTTAGATAATAATATACTAACTTTGGAACTTTCAGGATCTTGTGGGAGTTGTTCTATACAGGCCTATACATCTGAGTCTATTTCTAATTATATATTAGAAGAATTTCCTGATTTAGAAGATGTTATCGTAACAGACTAA
- a CDS encoding M14 family zinc carboxypeptidase — translation MSVAPISSKIKFKMLILLINFLYSQNIFASYFPLEFDDVNSLPFRFNNVPTSLFNLSGLPLNALQVLNESYRLRMQKQISDLCQRVDYTYKKLDWGKSPCFSLPLTYNYVSENGKPLVYWEFSDNSSGFDESQRRNVTLILGGVHPDELTPVHLAFQFADALNKNPNLYKDSRVIIAPLVNPDGFFANPPKRTNSNGVDLNRNFPTATWSKYAYQIWYNSKDRDKRKFPGRFPNSEQGTRFQADLINKFQPNKVISIHAPLAFLDLDYEIPKLLTIGPQTVQQKKARNLTELLSRSAGNYKIKDFGIYPGSLGNYAGNERVIPTITLELSSSNPKLVKKFWRDFSPGIFKALKYEFKKHQLDDLQASALWKTLN, via the coding sequence ATGAGCGTTGCTCCAATTTCGAGCAAAATCAAGTTTAAGATGCTAATACTATTGATTAATTTTCTTTATAGCCAAAATATTTTTGCTTCATATTTTCCGCTAGAATTTGACGATGTTAACTCTTTACCCTTCCGTTTTAATAACGTTCCCACATCCTTATTCAATCTTTCTGGCTTGCCTCTCAATGCTTTACAGGTATTGAATGAGTCATACCGCTTAAGAATGCAAAAACAGATCTCAGATTTATGCCAAAGAGTTGATTATACCTACAAAAAACTCGATTGGGGCAAAAGCCCCTGCTTTTCATTGCCTTTGACATACAATTATGTCAGCGAAAATGGCAAACCCCTTGTCTATTGGGAATTTTCAGACAATTCATCTGGTTTTGATGAGAGCCAAAGACGCAATGTCACTCTCATCTTAGGGGGAGTTCATCCTGATGAGCTCACACCTGTTCATCTTGCCTTCCAATTTGCAGATGCTTTAAATAAAAATCCAAACTTGTATAAAGATTCTCGAGTTATTATTGCACCCCTTGTGAATCCAGACGGTTTTTTTGCAAATCCACCTAAAAGAACAAATTCGAATGGAGTGGATTTAAATAGAAACTTTCCAACTGCCACCTGGAGCAAATACGCATATCAAATATGGTATAACTCTAAAGATCGTGATAAAAGAAAATTTCCTGGAAGATTTCCAAACTCTGAACAAGGCACGCGCTTTCAAGCAGACTTAATCAATAAATTTCAGCCAAATAAAGTTATATCAATTCATGCTCCCCTTGCATTTCTCGACTTAGATTACGAAATACCCAAACTTCTAACAATTGGACCACAAACAGTACAACAGAAAAAAGCACGCAATTTAACGGAGCTCCTTTCAAGAAGTGCGGGCAATTATAAAATAAAAGATTTTGGAATTTACCCAGGCAGCTTAGGAAACTATGCTGGTAATGAAAGAGTTATTCCAACCATTACTTTAGAATTGAGCAGCAGCAATCCTAAACTCGTTAAGAAATTTTGGCGGGATTTTTCACCTGGAATTTTTAAAGCACTTAAATATGAATTTAAGAAACATCAATTAGACGATCTTCAAGCCTCAGCCCTATGGAAAACTTTGAATTGA